In Pristis pectinata isolate sPriPec2 chromosome 19, sPriPec2.1.pri, whole genome shotgun sequence, the following proteins share a genomic window:
- the LOC127580564 gene encoding tetraspanin-7-like produces MTDELPYDVLPRMNLLSGRQESLELVNDREETRLSSPRISSEAAKAYPKQQVYRNSTAGLRKCELPAYSEAITVCEAVQCDASQSHTCQEQSNRPREESLASESSHARCNHKVLGLHSCTWQPVTINKGTMALLKLTLMAFSFVFWTAGLTMFTIGIWAKISLGSYLELSTNDYPNTPHILLAMGAAVILWGFLGCFSAATEHRCLLKTYGVFQIAVLIGGLSAGLSALFYRKDIAEGFRNGLGEAIQVYGEDEEKANAIDDIQRTLDCCGVESYKDWVPSPWSEEQFGNGSVPLSCCTVRKGCQNNPVTPDARGIYKEGCFKKIYNFVNDNLFYIAVGALGLAVVQVIGIVLACLLASRIPSSEMQEDRRSAPL; encoded by the coding sequence ATGACAGACGAATTACCATACGATGTTCTTCCAAGGATGAACCTATTGTCTGGAAGGCAGGAGTCGCTGGAATTGGTGAACGATAGAGAGGAGACGAGGTTGTCCTCTCCACGAATATCCAGTGAGGCAGCCAAGGCTTATCCCAAACAGCAGGTCTACAGAAACTCCACAGCTGGACTGAGAAAATGCGAGTTACCTGCTTACAGTGAAGCCATCACTGTCTGCGAGGCTGTGCAATGCGATGCTTCCCAGAGCCATACTTGTCAAGAGCAGTCAAATCGACCACGGGAGGAATCTCTTGCCTCGGAGTCTTCTCATGCACGCTGCAACCATAAAGTCTTGGGCTTACATTCTTGTACATGGCAGCCGGTGACGATCAATAAAGGGACAATGGCTTTGCTCAAACTGACCTTGATGGCTTTTAGCTTTGTTTTCTGGACGGCTGGTCTAACCATGTTCACAATTGGTATCTGGGCGAAGATCTCACTCGGCAGCTACTTGGAATTGTCCACTAACGActaccccaacaccccccacatCCTTCTCGCCATGGGAGCTGCTGTTATTCTCTGGGGCTTCCTGGGATGTTTCAGTGCTGCAACGGAACACAGGTGCCTCCTCAAGACATACGGAGTGTTTCAGATCGCGGTCCTCATCGGAGGATTATCAGCAGGGCTCTCTGCCTTGTTTTACCGTAAAGATATAGCCGAAGGGTTTCGCAATGGCTTGGGTGAAGCCATCCAGGTCTATGGAGAAGACGAGGAGAAGGCCAACGCTATAGACGACATTCAACGTACCCTGGACTGCTGTGGGGTAGAAAGCTACAAGGATTGGGTTCCCTCTCCCTGGTCTGAAGAGCAATTTGGAAACGGTTCGGTCCCTTTGAGCTGCTGTACGGTTCGGAAGGGATGTCAGAACAACCCGGTCACTCCAGATGCCCGGGGCATTTACAAGGAAGGCTGTTTCAAGAAAATCTACAATTTCGTCAACGACAACCTGTTTTACATTGCCGTCGGGGCGCTGGGATTGGCTGTGGTACAAGTGATTGGAATCGTTTTGGCGTGTTTACTGGCTTCAAGAATCCCCAGCAGCGAGATGCAGGAAGACAGAAGAAGTGCCCCGCTCTGA